GCGGCCAAGGAGGCTGTCTTGAACGTTGTCAAGGAAATTGGCGACGAGATTACTGTCGAGTTGACCATTGAGCAGAAATACGTAAGTAGCGTGAGGAGATACAGTCAGAGTGCTATTGACGCAGGAATTTAGCATCGAAACCTCATTGGTCAAGGCGGTCAAAACCTTCGTGATCTCATCGCTTCTGCTGGTGGTCCTTCCGAGGGTTACAAGCAAGCTGGCCTTGTCACTTTGTACGTTTTGAGTCAAAATCATACAGTCGAAGCTAATTGATATTCTAGCCCTAAGAACGGCGACGAAACTACTGACAAGGTCCGCCTCCGTGGTGACAGCAAGGTTGTCAAGAAGATTCAGGCCGAGCTCGAGAAGCAGGTCGCTGTCCTTAAGGAGACTATCGTCATCGGTGTCGTCGTCCCTGCCGCCCAGCACGCTACCAAGATCGGCCGTGGTGGTATGGCCCTCCAAGATTTGCAGAGAAAGACCGGTGCTGTCATTCACTTCCCCGGTTCTAGGCAGTACAGCTCGGTCGGTGAGATTGAGAACCTGGATGAGCTCGAAGGCGTGAGCGAAGGCGACATTGTCAAGGTCATCGGTACTAAAGAAGTGACTCAGAAGGCCGCTGAGCTTCTCCAGGTGAGTTTACCCGGACTATCTCGGGCTATCACCCAACATTACTAACATCGCAAAGATCACTTCCGAGCGTGGCCAGCGGAACGACTCCCGTCAAGGTCGTGCTACCCCTGACCTTGTGTCTTGCCCCGTCTCCATTCCCAACAAGTATTATCACGCCATCGCTGAGACCCCCAACCTTATTCGTCAAATTCGGGCCATCGGTGGTTACCTTAACATTCCCCAGCCCGCTCCAGCCAAGCCTTCTCCCAAGAGGCCTGAACCCAAGAGCGGTGACGACCTCGCCGCAAAAACCGCTAGAATCGACCTtgagggtgatgaagatgtgCCCGACGTTCAGGGAGAATGGTCTTTGGTTAAAAACTTTGAAGGCGCCGACGACGAGAAGTCTGAATGGATTGTCAGagccaaggaagaggatttaGAGAGGGCCGTCAAAGTACTGGAGCAAGCATTAgagaaagcgaagaaggctacCCATGGTGAGTTTTAGGTTTTTGGCAGTGGAGATTTGAACCGTAAGGGCCTAAGTCTCTGACACAATGACCAGTTGGTTACCTTACTGGATTGCCCAGGTCTGCTTTCCCTAGAATAATTGGTTCCAAGTAAGTTACTAAGGCATACGATTCTAGACGCTATCCGCTGACGTTGGACCACAGAGGTGCCACCATCTCCAGGATGAGGCTCGAGACTGGCGCCGACATTCAAGTGGGCAAGGAAGACGATCTAATTACGATCGTTGGTGGTGCGTTCAGCTCTATCTGTTTCAACTACTTAGCCTATTTACTGACGTGAAAATGACAGATGAGGAGTCTGTTCTCCAGGCCAAGGATGCTATCTTGTCCATCGTCTCAAGACCTGGCCGTGAGAGGTATTAGGGTGAGAATGGTGAATCGTGGAGAATTGCATAAGTAGATAAGGCGGATTGTCATCTAGCAAAAGAGCTCGTATCAATAAAATGCAGATAACATAGGCATCTGAAATTTGTGTGGgctttccatccatcattttctctcatctctcgTTCGTCAATGTTCCATGATTAAGTTGGCAACAATTGCCCAATAATCAATGCACACTGCAGAATGCAGGGCAGCTTTTTGCCGCATCTGCGGCAACGGCGGCCTGGAGTTTACCGTGGGAAAAGTATGAGGTCACGTAGTGCTGCTCTATGGTGGTTTTACATGTCTTCGTCAGTGGTACACGTAATAGCTCCCTACGTATGCAAGTCGGTACTGGAGAGAGAAGTGAGGATatgatcatgatgatgttaTTGAGGACTTCAACAAATAACATTACTTAAATAATTTCCAGCTTATCCAAACATACAAATGCCATCCGCTACACTCATACGTTTATCGAAGAGCTTATCCATGTCATCTAGTAACTCCACAGTCAGAGTGGCCCTCCGTGGCGGCGctatcctcaacaaccctAGATTCAACAAGGGTAGTGCTTTCACCCACCAGGAAAGATCAGAGTTTGCTTTGAGGGGGAGATTGCCTTATGCGTAAGCAATTGCAGTAGCGAGAAACATCGCTGACTGCCATGTGCTGTGTTTTCAGAGTGGACTCTCTTGAAATACAGGTAAAGCGCGCCTATGAACAGTACAAGTCTAGAGAAACGAATATCTTGAAAAACTCTTTCTTGCAATCTATGAAAGGTATGCATTTTGTTTACACACCCGAGGTCAATACTGACTTCTTGAAGCCCAAAACTGGACCCTATTCTACGCACTTCTCCAGGCTCATCTTGTAGAGATGTTCCCAATCGTCTACACTCCCACCGAGGCCGATGCCATTGCCGACTATTCCCACCTTTTTAGAAGAAGTGAAGGCTTGTATCTCACTCCGCCTGGGGAGAAGAATATGGAGGAGGACTTTCTAGATGCCTGCGAAGGGAGAGAACTTGAATTGGCAAGTGTGCTCCCTGGTAAACTGAAGAGCTCATGACTGATAATTTAATAGATTGTCGTTTCCGATGGCGAAGCAATTTTAGGTATCGGAGACCAAGGATCCGGAGGTATTGGTATCTCAGGTGCCAAAGCTGTCATTTACAGTCTTATCGCTGGTGTTGAGTAAGTATGATACTCCTTGATCCATCATGTTGCTTATGATCCTCCCAGCCCCGCCAAGTGTTTGGCTATCACCCTTGACGTAGGCACGAACAACCAGGATTTGCTGAATGATCCTTTGTACATCGTAAGTTTTCAAAAAGCATACAGTGACAGCCTTTGCTGACAACACTTTTCTGTCTTTTGTAGGGATACAGGGAGAAAAGGTTGCGAGATGATCGGTACGACCAGTTCGTAGACAAGTTTGTGGGGCTTGTCAAAAAGCACCAGCCGGAATGTCTCCTGCACTTTGAAGACTTTGTATAAGGCGTTCTTTTCCGAGCCACGAAGCTTACTGATTCCCATCTCGAAGGGTGTCACCAATGCTGAACGACTCCTCAGAAGATATAGGTGCGAGGGTGAAACGCATTGTCAGTCAGATAATTGGCTAACATGTGCCGTTTTAGGGATCAGCATTCCATTGTAGGTACAAATCAGGAAGCTTGAAACAGCAACTCATATTTTGTAGTTCAACGATGATATCCAAGGAACAGGAGCGGTAACTGTGAGATTCTGATCCCTATATAGTGACATGTATTGACGCTAATCTGAGATGATATAGCTTGCGGCTGTTCAGGCAGCTATTAGTGTGACCAAGAGCTCTGTACGTCAGTTTTCTTGTATACGTGTTACACATGCGCGCTCACCTTAGCCGAAGCTTAAAGATCAGCGAATTGTGATTTATGGATCTGGCTCAGCAGGTCTTGGTATTGCTAGGCAGCTTCGAGATGCCATCGCTCTCGACTCTTCCGGTTCTCCTTCCGAAGCAGCCAAACAGTTCTGGTTAATCGACAAGCATGGGCTTATAAAAAAATCACTTGGAAAGGATAAGATCAGGAgtgagattgaagatgaattcATCCGAGATGAAGGTGATTGGGGGGAGGGCGAGACTGGCTTGAAGGAGGTGGTAAAGAAGATCAAGCCCACTAT
This Cryptococcus neoformans var. neoformans JEC21 chromosome 9 sequence DNA region includes the following protein-coding sequences:
- a CDS encoding nad-dependent malic enzyme, putative translates to MPSATLIRLSKSLSMSSSNSTVRVALRGGAILNNPRFNKGSAFTHQERSEFALRGRLPYAVDSLEIQVKRAYEQYKSRETNILKNSFLQSMKAQNWTLFYALLQAHLVEMFPIVYTPTEADAIADYSHLFRRSEGLYLTPPGEKNMEEDFLDACEGRELELIVVSDGEAILGIGDQGSGGIGISGAKAVIYSLIAGVDPAKCLAITLDVGTNNQDLLNDPLYIGYREKRLRDDRYDQFVDKFVGLVKKHQPECLLHFEDFGVTNAERLLRRYRDQHSIFNDDIQGTGAVTLAAVQAAISVTKSSLKDQRIVIYGSGSAGLGIARQLRDAIALDSSGSPSEAAKQFWLIDKHGLIKKSLGKDKIRSEIEDEFIRDEGDWGEGETGLKEVVKKIKPTILVGTSTQAGAFTEEVVKEMSKHVDRPIIFPLSNPTRLCEAQPKDVSEWSKGKALMSTGSPFDPVDISDSGEKYIVAECNNALIYPGLGLGSILAKSSKMTDKMIIAGAQRLGQLAPALVKKNANKSLLPDFGDAQKVNFEVALAVLEQAMEDGVARAKDIPEDKDERRKWAENNRWSPGYPNFKYDPEGLK